One genomic segment of Planctomycetaceae bacterium includes these proteins:
- the speY gene encoding deoxyhypusine synthase has translation MEHKKANCPGKAKYLQGKRVLPEPISKNSSIVSVIDNLDAYNGGRLRAACHLLRDRYSQDDVTIGVSLAGALTPAGLGPSTVIPLMNHGFVDWLVATGANMYHDIHYAFNLPMFRGTHTVDDVDLKAKGITRIYDILFDYEDVLMETDRRLREIMLRPEFQKEMGTREFYHHLGKVLSELEEKYNLGQVSILAAAYRNGIPVFTSSPGDSTIGMNIAGLELLAEAKGLTNKFKLKINPSIDVNDTTAIVLNAKKYENGKTGVILIGGGSPKNFTLQTEPQIQEVLMIPEAGQDYDINVTDARPDTGGLSGAPPSEAASWGKIDPTKLDEAVTAYLDVTVAFPMMTAYAIQSTKPKRLKRLYDRGDELHQKLIKSYLENNKEVEKLQDMMKKLGM, from the coding sequence GGCAAGGCAAAGTATCTTCAGGGCAAAAGGGTACTGCCGGAGCCTATTAGCAAGAATTCAAGCATTGTGTCTGTGATTGATAATCTCGACGCGTACAACGGCGGCAGACTCCGCGCTGCCTGCCATCTGCTCCGCGACAGATATTCGCAGGACGATGTTACAATCGGCGTCAGCTTGGCCGGCGCTCTTACTCCCGCGGGTCTGGGACCGTCAACGGTTATTCCGCTGATGAACCACGGCTTTGTCGATTGGCTCGTTGCGACTGGCGCGAATATGTATCACGACATTCACTATGCTTTCAATCTTCCGATGTTCAGAGGCACGCACACTGTCGATGACGTTGATTTGAAGGCGAAAGGCATTACGAGAATTTACGATATTCTGTTTGACTATGAAGACGTACTGATGGAAACAGACAGAAGACTCCGCGAAATTATGCTTAGGCCTGAATTCCAGAAAGAAATGGGCACACGTGAATTTTATCACCATCTCGGCAAAGTTTTAAGCGAGCTTGAAGAAAAATATAATCTCGGCCAGGTCAGCATTTTAGCAGCTGCGTACAGGAATGGCATTCCGGTATTTACATCGTCGCCGGGCGATTCGACGATTGGTATGAACATCGCAGGTCTGGAACTGCTGGCAGAGGCAAAGGGATTGACGAACAAATTCAAACTCAAGATTAATCCGAGTATTGATGTTAATGATACGACCGCGATTGTTTTGAACGCAAAGAAATATGAAAACGGCAAGACCGGCGTTATTCTCATCGGCGGCGGTTCTCCAAAGAATTTCACATTGCAGACCGAGCCGCAGATTCAGGAAGTTTTAATGATACCTGAAGCCGGTCAGGATTATGATATTAACGTAACGGATGCTCGTCCGGACACCGGCGGCCTTTCAGGCGCTCCGCCATCAGAAGCCGCAAGCTGGGGCAAGATTGACCCGACAAAACTGGATGAAGCGGTAACTGCGTATCTTGACGTTACGGTAGCGTTCCCAATGATGACCGCGTATGCGATTCAATCGACGAAACCGAAGAGATTGAAAAGATTATATGACCGCGGCGATGAACTGCACCAGAAATTGATTAAATCATATCTGGAAAATAATAAGGAAGTCGAAAAACTTCAGGATATGATGAAAAAACTTGGTATGTAA